From one Drosophila subpulchrella strain 33 F10 #4 breed RU33 chromosome 3L, RU_Dsub_v1.1 Primary Assembly, whole genome shotgun sequence genomic stretch:
- the LOC119554690 gene encoding UPF0687 protein C20orf27 homolog, producing the protein MCDEATENVDHQDHHVHFDSNTVKDGFETDSCVTYQRSGDTIVVSLGFLQINHRYLIELKLPTSLFGDAGTLGSKFEPLVSATPSLHCRITEFEGTKHDEHDFFEMKIEFFAYKEKLLREVLHIVSSTNAKELLQLVIAARVLGKGKGTPMLRTGIHCIGVERDEDESEASDFAGFDSKP; encoded by the exons ATGTGCGACGAAGCCACCGAAAACGTGGATCATCAAG ACCACCATGTCCATTTTGACTCCAACACGGTGAAAGATGGCTTCGAAACGGACAGTTGTGTCACATATCAAAGGTCAGGCGACACGATTGTCGTGAGCCTGGGCTTTCTGCAGATCAACCATCGCTACTTGATCGAACTGAAGCTaccgacgtcgctttttggcGACGCGGGGACGCTGGGCAGCAAGTTTGAGCCGCTGGTCAGTGCCACGCCGAGTCTGCACTGCAGGATCACGGAGTTCGAAGGCACCAAGCATGACGAGCATGACTTCTTCGAGATGAAAATCGAGTTCTTCGCCTACAAGGAGAAGCTGCTGCGCGAGGTCCTGCACATCGTTAGCTCGACCAATGCCAAGGAGCTTCTCCAGCTGGTGATCGCCGCCCGGGTTTTGGGAAAGGGCAAGGGAACGCCCATGCTGCGCACCGGGATCCACTGCATCGGCGTCGAAAGGGATGAGGATGAGTCCGAGGCATCAGATTTCGCTGGCTTCGATAGCAAGCCCTAA